A portion of the Eulemur rufifrons isolate Redbay chromosome 30, OSU_ERuf_1, whole genome shotgun sequence genome contains these proteins:
- the MTCP1 gene encoding protein p13 MTCP-1 → MAGEDVGAPPDHLWVHQEGIYRDEYQRTWVAVVEEETSFLRARVQQIQVPLGDAARPSHLLTSQLPLMWQLYPEERYMDNNSRLWQIQHHLMVRGVQELLLKLLPDD, encoded by the exons ATGGCAGGAGAGGATGTGGGGGCTCCACCCGATCACCTCTGGGTTCACCAAGAGGGTATCTACCGCGACGAATACCAGCGCACGTGGGTGGCCGTCGTGGAAGAG GAGACGAGTTTCCTAAGGGCACGAGTCCAGCAAATTCAGGTTCCCCTAGGTGACGCAGCTAGGCCAAGTCACCTTCTTACCTCCCAGCTACCTCTCATGTGGCAACTCTACCCGGAGGAGCGCTACATGGATAACAACTCTCGCTTGTGGCAGATACAGCATCATTTAATG GTCAGGGGAGTACAGGAGCTGTTGCTTAAGCTTTTGCCTGATGATTAA
- the CMC4 gene encoding cx9C motif-containing protein 4, giving the protein MPQKDPCQKQACEIQKCLQANNYMESKCQAVIQELRKCCAQYPKGRSLVCSGFEKEEEENLTLKSASK; this is encoded by the exons ATGCCGCAGAAGGATCCGTGCCAGAAACAAGCCTGTGAAATACAGAAATGTTTACAAG CCAACAACTACATGGAATCGAAGTGTCAGGCTGTCATCCAAGAACTGCGTAAGTGTTGTGCTCAATATCCCAAGGGAAGATCTCTCGTCTGTTCGGgatttgaaaaagaagaggaagaaaacctGACACTGAAGTCTGCATCAAAGTAA